In the genome of Panthera uncia isolate 11264 chromosome B3 unlocalized genomic scaffold, Puncia_PCG_1.0 HiC_scaffold_1, whole genome shotgun sequence, one region contains:
- the MAX gene encoding protein max isoform X2: MSDNDDIEVESDADKRAHHNALERKRRDHIKDSFHSLRDSVPSLQGEKASRAQILDKATEYIQYMRRKNHTHQQDIDDLKRQNALLEQQVRALEKARSSAQLQTNYPSSDNSLYTNAKGSTISAFDGGSDSSSESEPEEPQSRKKLRMEAS; this comes from the exons ATGAGCGATAACGATGACATCGAGGTGGAGAGCGAC GCTGACAAACGGGCTCATCATAACGCACTGGAACGAAAACGTAGGGACCACATCAAAGACAGCTTTCACAGTTTGCGGGACTCGGTCCCATCACTCCAAGGAGAGAAG GCATCCCGGGCCCAAATCCTAGACAAAGCCACAGAGTATATCCAGTATATGCGAAGgaaaaaccacacacaccagcAAGATATCGATGACCTCAAGCGGCAGAATGCTCTCCTGGAGCAGCAAG TCCGTGCACTGGAGAAGGCGAGGTCGAGTGCCCAACTGCAGACCAACTACCCCTCCTCAGACAACAGCCTCTACACCAACGCCAAGGGCAGCACCATCTCTGCCTTCGATGGAGGCTCAGACTCCAGCTCGGAGTCGGAGCCCGAAGAGCCCCAAAGCAGGAAGAAGCTCCGGATGGAGGCCAGCTAA
- the MAX gene encoding protein max isoform X1 — protein sequence MSDNDDIEVESDEEQPRFQSAADKRAHHNALERKRRDHIKDSFHSLRDSVPSLQGEKASRAQILDKATEYIQYMRRKNHTHQQDIDDLKRQNALLEQQVRALEKARSSAQLQTNYPSSDNSLYTNAKGSTISAFDGGSDSSSESEPEEPQSRKKLRMEAS from the exons ATGAGCGATAACGATGACATCGAGGTGGAGAGCGAC GAAGAGCAACCGAGGTTTCAATCTGCG GCTGACAAACGGGCTCATCATAACGCACTGGAACGAAAACGTAGGGACCACATCAAAGACAGCTTTCACAGTTTGCGGGACTCGGTCCCATCACTCCAAGGAGAGAAG GCATCCCGGGCCCAAATCCTAGACAAAGCCACAGAGTATATCCAGTATATGCGAAGgaaaaaccacacacaccagcAAGATATCGATGACCTCAAGCGGCAGAATGCTCTCCTGGAGCAGCAAG TCCGTGCACTGGAGAAGGCGAGGTCGAGTGCCCAACTGCAGACCAACTACCCCTCCTCAGACAACAGCCTCTACACCAACGCCAAGGGCAGCACCATCTCTGCCTTCGATGGAGGCTCAGACTCCAGCTCGGAGTCGGAGCCCGAAGAGCCCCAAAGCAGGAAGAAGCTCCGGATGGAGGCCAGCTAA
- the MAX gene encoding protein max isoform X3, with the protein MSDNDDIEVESDEEQPRFQSAADKRAHHNALERKRRDHIKDSFHSLRDSVPSLQGEKSVHWRRRGRVPNCRPTTPPQTTASTPTPRAAPSLPSMEAQTPARSRSPKSPKAGRSSGWRPAKLRGAGQQYKLSVSSIVPSSFQFILRTLRTI; encoded by the exons ATGAGCGATAACGATGACATCGAGGTGGAGAGCGAC GAAGAGCAACCGAGGTTTCAATCTGCG GCTGACAAACGGGCTCATCATAACGCACTGGAACGAAAACGTAGGGACCACATCAAAGACAGCTTTCACAGTTTGCGGGACTCGGTCCCATCACTCCAAGGAGAGAAG TCCGTGCACTGGAGAAGGCGAGGTCGAGTGCCCAACTGCAGACCAACTACCCCTCCTCAGACAACAGCCTCTACACCAACGCCAAGGGCAGCACCATCTCTGCCTTCGATGGAGGCTCAGACTCCAGCTCGGAGTCGGAGCCCGAAGAGCCCCAAAGCAGGAAGAAGCTCCGGATGGAGGCCAGCTAAGCTCCGCGGGGCAGGCCAGCAATACAAACTGTCTGTCTCCTCCATCGTCCCATCCTCCTTTCAGTTCATCCTTAGAACCCTCAGAACCATTTAA
- the MAX gene encoding protein max isoform X4: protein MLFSNAHTHLFLQPQGKARADQVLCSWGIHFSSSLMEDASKRKFRALEKARSSAQLQTNYPSSDNSLYTNAKGSTISAFDGGSDSSSESEPEEPQSRKKLRMEAS, encoded by the exons ATGCTGTTCTCCAATGCTCACACCCACCTTTTCCTACAACCACAGGGGAAAGCGAGAGCTGATCAAGTTCTTTGTTCCTGGGGAATtcacttctcttcctccctcatggAAGATGCAAGTAAAAGGAAAT TCCGTGCACTGGAGAAGGCGAGGTCGAGTGCCCAACTGCAGACCAACTACCCCTCCTCAGACAACAGCCTCTACACCAACGCCAAGGGCAGCACCATCTCTGCCTTCGATGGAGGCTCAGACTCCAGCTCGGAGTCGGAGCCCGAAGAGCCCCAAAGCAGGAAGAAGCTCCGGATGGAGGCCAGCTAA